One region of Flavobacterium sp. KACC 22763 genomic DNA includes:
- the avs1c gene encoding AVAST type 1 anti-phage system protein Avs1c, which yields MGKIKKQFLSSREDFERNFCILEELLRNGLMSFTESSRKSAESLQKIRKLPNGRIDFHTVNEMARLSANSVSNFDNMKYEDQNEKK from the coding sequence ATGGGAAAAATAAAGAAACAATTTTTATCCTCTCGCGAGGATTTCGAACGCAATTTTTGTATTTTGGAAGAGCTGCTGCGAAATGGACTAATGTCATTTACAGAATCCAGCCGGAAAAGCGCTGAAAGTTTACAAAAAATTAGAAAATTACCAAACGGACGCATTGATTTCCATACTGTAAATGAAATGGCCAGACTTAGTGCAAACTCAGTATCAAACTTTGATAATATGAAATACGAAGACCAAAATGAAAAAAAATAA
- a CDS encoding P-loop NTPase, whose translation MQPQNKKIKTLDIMEDLNTLLKKRNGGAVNFRGIHYQVLYSCHLILDKLKEPAGNEKITLEGIEDIDLTQTSLTTSSSEFIQLKSSDNKLNAGDFWNWNILQNFLQTYLADSSSSFRLVYNFQVSDGALKQLFENKLTSNSLKHWESKIASYYKPSFNIEDFLSRISYEKISFDEITNSITTLLIKFWNVNIGTERQFINALLNNILQWSKERATISHQNVRVIFEDVRDSYSKAVKNEAVKNNWIEQVNYSNESPSSLLNYYDGKSAKPYHISNGLPARRKLWEKEIIQAVKTNDVVLIRSSSGQGKSTLAWQTGYTLREKRNIYQLHITNNWEQANSVMEFLHSRVLIGEFPIVIIDGLDAEVDHWQKLVQRTSLLPVQYIITSRHEDWIRYGGDISTISLQPIDISIGKEEAEDIFNQFKQKGKLHPEIKEWQPVWEQVLEKGLLIEYTYLLTRGEMISQRLESQIKKLKDDRSPAAKTEILRIVSAADCLQLKIETKNLVRYIEKSVTFANQDRGEVLNELQNEYFLNFDGKNIEGLHPIRSNHLLHLLHNTLAISDTFINLYQLLQDSDKQNFFQNAALLIKKEESFEFYNNISEILSHGTYMDMLHALNGVSHTEPQKYWLENQQHFDEAFKIGALDLFVMHTIPGKQINTYDDLLKVMPSQFSANMTRQRDLLKNLSKYDFKGGDINYLATALIKKINSSNSFKPSYVGLGHLAKWFIKLDLKLTIPFDTNFLSENLKNLPIEEAVGLFQYAFISNPPLYENYVLENKQNIINFLRKNTESLRIEENDNHIDIHFIWDGESSKTTVNQSMNRIEYVYNFLPYYLKYNTHPIILPFPTEEIIRVTRSDATKSISPEIVPDSSEASYSNIWIETISRNYYENSAFEWQKKNLQIRAAAIEWCKSALRIIDSSYEGNKAKRDKETEIYVQASDKLNNLLTPVKPYPKYANTMPDKDDLKKAEKSINSWLGAIRNSNSQFVNLFNPKGENDQYVASNNFKSIFLKLTEMQASFHDIEKLTAVYFDTLSVDKDENIIYERLYKSITYLMNHFPFSTQIPVKVGRLAIENWYTEFITSEMSQLKQILEAASLEIGYDFIMPKRINKMDSADTVVIGIKDFDFTKENNIFLLAYSLRGLADYPAYFFSIVSIQDNIAISGFRFKKDFFEILNDFDDTKFEDLNLNLPLPIIPDHEHADLLNVEIRKQATESTADLKYRILLEVWKLSQARSILSSDEIFDKEWLEELEHKHLETVEKNIKLIPESKINNSFINWYYENCNSKKLWSDQDIISKIIEAAQQEINQPQI comes from the coding sequence ATGCAGCCTCAAAACAAAAAAATAAAAACATTAGATATCATGGAGGATTTAAATACTCTCCTAAAAAAAAGAAACGGTGGAGCGGTTAACTTTAGAGGGATTCATTACCAGGTTCTGTATTCCTGCCATCTAATTCTTGACAAACTAAAAGAACCGGCAGGTAACGAAAAGATAACTCTTGAAGGAATTGAAGATATAGACTTAACACAAACTTCCTTGACCACTAGCTCAAGTGAATTCATACAACTAAAATCCTCGGATAACAAATTAAATGCAGGTGATTTCTGGAACTGGAATATTCTTCAGAACTTCCTGCAAACTTATTTAGCAGATAGTTCAAGTAGTTTCAGACTGGTTTACAATTTCCAAGTATCTGACGGTGCTTTAAAACAGCTTTTTGAAAACAAGCTTACATCAAATTCACTTAAACATTGGGAATCAAAAATAGCAAGTTACTACAAACCTAGTTTTAATATTGAGGATTTTTTAAGCAGAATATCATATGAGAAAATATCATTTGATGAAATTACAAACAGCATAACAACGCTTTTAATTAAATTTTGGAACGTCAACATCGGTACAGAAAGACAATTTATAAATGCATTACTCAATAATATTTTACAATGGTCTAAGGAACGCGCAACAATCAGCCATCAAAATGTTCGCGTAATATTTGAAGATGTCAGAGACTCCTATTCAAAGGCTGTCAAAAATGAAGCTGTCAAAAACAACTGGATAGAGCAGGTAAATTATTCTAATGAATCACCTTCCAGCCTTTTAAATTATTATGATGGTAAATCTGCCAAGCCTTACCATATTTCAAACGGCCTTCCAGCGCGGAGAAAATTATGGGAAAAAGAAATAATCCAGGCTGTCAAAACTAATGATGTCGTTCTTATTAGGTCTTCAAGTGGGCAGGGAAAATCTACCCTTGCCTGGCAGACGGGTTATACGCTGAGAGAAAAACGTAATATTTACCAGCTTCATATTACAAATAACTGGGAGCAGGCTAATTCGGTTATGGAGTTTCTTCATTCCCGAGTTTTGATTGGTGAATTCCCAATTGTGATTATTGATGGTCTAGATGCAGAAGTAGATCATTGGCAAAAACTGGTACAGCGTACATCACTTCTGCCGGTTCAGTATATTATCACTTCCAGGCACGAAGACTGGATAAGATATGGGGGGGACATTTCCACTATCAGCCTGCAGCCGATAGACATAAGCATCGGAAAAGAGGAAGCTGAAGACATCTTCAACCAATTTAAACAAAAAGGTAAGCTGCATCCGGAAATTAAAGAATGGCAGCCGGTCTGGGAACAGGTTTTAGAAAAAGGACTGCTGATCGAATACACTTACTTGCTGACTCGTGGTGAAATGATCAGTCAACGCCTTGAATCACAGATTAAAAAATTAAAAGATGATAGAAGTCCTGCTGCCAAAACGGAAATTCTTAGAATCGTATCGGCAGCTGATTGTCTCCAACTAAAAATCGAAACTAAAAATCTTGTCCGTTACATCGAAAAATCTGTAACTTTTGCAAATCAAGACCGTGGTGAAGTACTTAACGAACTTCAAAACGAGTATTTTCTTAATTTTGACGGGAAAAATATCGAAGGGCTGCATCCTATTCGTTCTAATCATCTGCTCCACCTATTGCACAATACTTTGGCTATTTCAGACACATTTATCAATCTTTATCAATTACTACAAGATTCCGACAAGCAAAATTTCTTTCAGAATGCAGCGCTGTTAATCAAAAAAGAAGAATCTTTCGAATTCTATAATAATATTTCAGAAATTCTAAGCCATGGAACATATATGGATATGTTGCATGCGCTCAATGGTGTTTCTCATACTGAACCTCAAAAATACTGGCTCGAAAATCAGCAGCACTTTGACGAGGCATTCAAAATTGGAGCCTTGGATTTGTTTGTAATGCATACAATACCTGGCAAACAGATCAACACCTATGATGACCTTCTAAAAGTGATGCCAAGTCAATTCAGTGCAAATATGACCAGACAGAGAGATCTTTTGAAAAATTTATCAAAATATGATTTTAAGGGAGGTGATATAAATTATCTGGCAACTGCATTAATAAAGAAAATCAACAGCTCTAATTCGTTCAAGCCATCATATGTAGGTCTCGGCCATCTAGCAAAATGGTTTATAAAGCTTGATCTAAAACTAACTATTCCCTTTGACACAAATTTCTTATCCGAAAACTTAAAAAATCTTCCAATCGAAGAAGCAGTAGGACTTTTTCAATATGCCTTTATATCAAATCCTCCATTGTATGAAAATTATGTTTTGGAGAACAAACAAAATATTATAAACTTTCTTAGAAAAAACACTGAATCCTTAAGAATTGAAGAAAATGACAATCATATTGACATACATTTCATATGGGATGGTGAATCATCAAAAACAACGGTCAATCAAAGCATGAATAGGATTGAATATGTTTATAATTTTCTTCCTTATTATTTAAAATATAATACCCACCCCATAATACTGCCTTTTCCAACAGAAGAAATCATCAGAGTAACAAGAAGTGATGCAACTAAAAGCATCAGTCCGGAAATCGTTCCGGATTCATCTGAAGCTTCATACTCTAACATATGGATAGAAACTATAAGCAGAAATTATTATGAAAATTCAGCTTTTGAATGGCAGAAAAAAAATCTGCAAATACGAGCTGCAGCTATAGAATGGTGTAAAAGCGCCCTGAGGATTATTGACTCTTCTTATGAAGGAAATAAAGCCAAAAGAGATAAGGAAACTGAAATCTATGTGCAGGCCAGCGATAAACTCAACAATTTATTGACACCAGTAAAGCCGTATCCAAAATATGCCAATACGATGCCTGATAAAGACGACCTAAAGAAAGCAGAAAAATCAATCAATTCTTGGCTTGGCGCAATTAGGAATTCAAATTCCCAATTTGTTAACTTATTTAATCCAAAAGGAGAAAATGACCAATATGTAGCCTCAAACAATTTCAAGTCTATTTTTTTAAAACTTACAGAAATGCAGGCTTCTTTTCACGATATAGAAAAACTGACTGCCGTATACTTTGATACTTTATCTGTAGATAAGGATGAAAATATTATATACGAACGTCTTTACAAAAGTATTACTTACTTGATGAATCATTTTCCATTCAGTACTCAGATTCCCGTCAAAGTCGGGCGTCTGGCCATCGAAAATTGGTATACTGAATTTATTACCAGTGAAATGTCCCAGCTCAAACAAATTTTGGAAGCGGCATCACTGGAAATCGGTTATGATTTTATAATGCCCAAGAGAATCAACAAAATGGATAGTGCCGATACTGTGGTAATTGGTATCAAAGATTTTGATTTCACAAAGGAAAACAACATCTTTTTGCTTGCATATTCACTTCGCGGTCTAGCTGATTACCCGGCCTATTTTTTCTCAATAGTTTCAATCCAGGACAACATAGCTATAAGCGGATTTAGATTCAAAAAGGATTTTTTTGAAATTTTAAATGATTTTGATGACACTAAGTTCGAAGATTTGAATTTAAACCTCCCTTTACCTATAATTCCGGATCATGAACATGCTGATCTTTTGAATGTCGAAATAAGAAAACAGGCGACAGAGTCAACGGCAGACCTCAAATACAGAATTTTATTAGAAGTATGGAAGTTATCGCAGGCAAGATCAATCTTAAGCAGTGATGAAATATTTGATAAGGAATGGCTTGAAGAACTAGAACACAAACATCTTGAAACAGTCGAAAAAAACATTAAATTGATTCCTGAAAGCAAGATAAACAATAGCTTTATAAATTGGTATTATGAAAACTGTAATTCAAAAAAGCTATGGTCAGATCAGGATATTATTTCTAAGATTATTGAAGCTGCGCAGCAGGAAATAAACCAACCGCAAATTTAG
- a CDS encoding DEAD/DEAH box helicase: MSQIKIIDKLTEDILHGEYFKILFDKCSLINAEQAINKKTKSILSNKELKDSLRFADILSNSSDSSARNRAYQIVTFLNHNYCENEIYRTMSKAIYSKLGNFPAVRYLENLNSNRSLIPFDRMIEVEAKKIIQHVPDSENQVFTDSQYLLFKNLSSSLRFSFSGPTSMGKSFIIKAFIRKVIKNIPPENLVVLVPTRALINQFTIDLKGELQSILERYNYKIATNSNISDLLTEEVHNYILILTPERLISYLSQKNNPPIGFLFVDEAHKLAQEKDSRSITTYSAIERTLSKYGKNVKLYFSSPNVSNPEVFLNLFDSQTSDNYFQTDESPVSQNLYFIDIVNETVELIEKNDFKKIETENFNEKFSTISRVIDYLGENSNNLIYNNSKPKTINGAVDFVKNRDNKKKEITTAIANASKQIRDYIHKDYFLADLIENGVAYHHGKLPQLLRNLVEDLYKSEEIRNVFCTSTLLEGVNMPTKNLFILNNKNGLGKLEEIDFWNLTGRAGRLNKELFGNIYCIKHEDCTWENKSTIFLKKPITLKPTILTKIDKNLQKIEKILLNKNISGTETEKEILDYIANIICIDTLEIRSSYKSPVIEKLIEKNKQKIIDIAKSITKDITIPKEILNANQSINISKQQKIFNILKGRHLKKQEIRLPNTDISYAVCLQILESMYDLYEWDKAEKKLSNKNSMKYYAVIMNQWMNGITLNQIIVQSLNWHDEKSLQIQVDYIEFAVFEKNNLNHVNIVIEKIIDDIEYVLRFLFEKYFNHYYQIVINLLGEENSGENWATLLEYGTQNRIVIALQNMGLSRHTAMIIYNKCRYALTIQDSKLVSINKSEILKNYKESSIEFHEITTML, from the coding sequence ATGAGCCAAATAAAAATCATAGATAAATTAACCGAGGACATACTACATGGTGAATATTTTAAAATTTTATTTGATAAATGTTCTTTGATAAATGCTGAACAAGCTATAAATAAAAAGACAAAAAGCATTCTTTCAAATAAAGAATTGAAGGACTCCTTGAGATTTGCGGATATTCTTTCAAATTCATCAGATTCATCTGCTAGAAACAGAGCTTACCAGATTGTCACATTTCTCAACCACAATTATTGTGAAAATGAAATATATAGAACAATGTCAAAAGCCATATATTCAAAATTGGGTAATTTTCCCGCAGTAAGATATCTGGAAAACTTAAATTCTAATCGTTCGTTAATACCATTTGACCGAATGATTGAAGTGGAAGCAAAAAAGATAATCCAGCATGTTCCGGACTCCGAGAATCAGGTTTTTACGGATTCTCAATATTTATTGTTTAAGAATTTAAGTTCTAGCCTCAGATTTAGCTTTTCTGGTCCTACTTCGATGGGCAAATCATTTATAATAAAAGCTTTTATTAGGAAAGTTATAAAAAATATTCCTCCCGAAAATTTAGTTGTATTGGTTCCTACAAGAGCGCTGATAAATCAGTTTACCATAGATTTAAAAGGAGAATTACAAAGTATACTTGAACGCTATAATTATAAAATTGCAACAAATTCCAATATTAGCGATTTACTGACGGAGGAAGTTCATAACTATATTCTCATTTTAACACCAGAAAGATTAATCAGTTATTTGTCGCAAAAGAACAATCCTCCTATAGGTTTTTTATTCGTAGATGAGGCTCATAAACTCGCACAGGAAAAGGATTCAAGAAGTATAACCACTTATTCTGCTATTGAACGAACGTTGAGTAAATACGGTAAAAATGTTAAGCTGTATTTCTCCTCGCCCAATGTTTCAAATCCCGAGGTTTTTTTGAATTTGTTTGACAGCCAGACCAGTGATAATTACTTTCAAACAGACGAATCGCCTGTTTCGCAGAATTTGTATTTTATTGACATAGTAAACGAAACTGTAGAGCTAATTGAGAAAAATGATTTCAAAAAAATTGAGACAGAAAATTTTAATGAAAAATTTTCCACGATCAGTAGAGTGATAGATTATTTGGGGGAGAATTCTAATAATCTAATTTATAATAACAGCAAACCAAAAACCATAAATGGAGCGGTTGATTTTGTAAAAAATAGAGATAACAAAAAAAAAGAAATCACAACTGCCATTGCCAACGCCTCAAAACAAATTAGGGATTACATCCATAAAGATTATTTCTTGGCTGACTTAATAGAAAATGGGGTTGCTTACCATCATGGAAAACTTCCGCAATTATTGAGAAATCTTGTAGAGGATTTATATAAGAGCGAGGAAATCAGGAATGTATTCTGCACATCGACATTATTGGAGGGAGTCAATATGCCGACTAAAAACTTATTTATCCTAAATAATAAAAATGGTTTAGGAAAATTGGAGGAAATTGATTTTTGGAATCTTACTGGCCGGGCGGGTAGGTTAAATAAAGAATTATTTGGAAATATCTACTGCATCAAGCATGAGGATTGTACATGGGAAAATAAAAGTACTATATTTCTTAAAAAGCCCATTACCTTAAAGCCTACAATTTTGACCAAAATTGACAAGAATTTGCAGAAAATAGAAAAAATTTTATTAAACAAAAATATCAGTGGCACGGAAACTGAAAAAGAAATTCTAGATTACATAGCAAACATAATATGTATCGATACTTTAGAAATCAGGTCTTCATACAAAAGCCCTGTTATTGAAAAACTTATCGAGAAAAATAAACAAAAGATAATTGACATTGCAAAAAGCATTACCAAGGATATAACTATACCAAAAGAGATTCTCAATGCCAATCAGTCGATCAATATCAGCAAGCAGCAAAAAATTTTTAATATTTTAAAGGGAAGACACTTAAAAAAGCAGGAAATAAGACTTCCAAATACTGATATTTCCTATGCTGTCTGTCTGCAGATTTTGGAAAGTATGTATGATTTATATGAGTGGGATAAAGCTGAAAAAAAGCTTTCAAATAAGAATAGTATGAAATACTATGCTGTTATAATGAACCAGTGGATGAATGGAATAACTTTAAATCAAATCATCGTTCAATCTCTTAACTGGCATGATGAAAAATCCTTGCAGATACAAGTTGATTACATTGAGTTTGCAGTATTTGAGAAAAATAATTTAAATCATGTTAACATTGTTATTGAAAAAATTATTGATGATATAGAATACGTCTTAAGATTTTTGTTTGAAAAATATTTTAATCATTACTATCAAATAGTAATAAACTTATTAGGTGAAGAGAATTCAGGAGAAAATTGGGCAACCCTTTTAGAATACGGTACTCAAAATAGAATTGTTATCGCATTACAGAATATGGGATTATCAAGACATACGGCAATGATTATCTATAATAAATGCAGATATGCGCTTACTATTCAGGATTCCAAGCTGGTTTCAATCAACAAAAGTGAAATACTTAAAAATTATAAAGAATCATCAATAGAGTTTCATGAAATAACCACTATGTTATAA
- a CDS encoding HamA C-terminal domain-containing protein, whose product MKDLELENSNKLNLFTLRVTNNQFVYNELIELLADQLHYFALSRTEVKKLVDEGKFRSLTDKARGLLRNHLEIKKNPLSTAKETEGGELGEILLYCLLESHLNAPKILTKLELKTSNQMFVNGADGVHLLKLNDKDYQLIFGESKLHSDLQQGIYKAFESIGKLLSQKGAKKDFEIELVSSQLIKEAYDENSYDLLKKIIIPSASTDETNIDHSFGIFLGFNIDIDDDEKRMPNHEFREKIRAKITAQVNSLLSSINYQIKKTEFTGYNFYIYVIPFSDLEKTRQDIIKELL is encoded by the coding sequence ATAAAGGATCTGGAGCTGGAAAATTCAAATAAATTAAATTTATTTACTCTACGGGTTACTAATAATCAATTTGTTTACAATGAACTAATTGAGTTATTAGCAGACCAGCTACACTATTTTGCTTTATCTAGAACTGAGGTAAAGAAATTAGTTGATGAAGGAAAGTTTAGGTCGCTTACTGATAAAGCAAGAGGTCTTCTAAGAAATCATTTAGAAATCAAAAAAAATCCATTATCTACGGCTAAAGAGACTGAAGGAGGTGAACTTGGGGAAATATTACTTTATTGCCTATTAGAATCTCATTTAAATGCTCCAAAAATTTTAACGAAACTAGAACTTAAAACGTCAAATCAAATGTTTGTTAATGGTGCAGACGGAGTTCATTTGCTGAAATTAAACGATAAGGATTATCAGTTAATTTTTGGAGAATCAAAATTACATTCGGATTTACAACAAGGCATTTATAAAGCATTTGAATCCATTGGTAAATTACTTTCCCAAAAAGGAGCAAAAAAAGACTTTGAAATTGAACTAGTAAGCAGCCAGCTGATAAAGGAAGCTTACGATGAGAATAGCTATGATCTCTTAAAAAAAATTATCATACCAAGTGCAAGCACAGACGAAACAAATATTGACCATTCGTTTGGAATCTTTTTAGGGTTTAATATTGATATTGATGACGATGAAAAAAGAATGCCCAATCATGAATTTCGTGAAAAGATCAGAGCTAAAATTACTGCTCAGGTTAATTCATTATTAAGCTCAATAAATTATCAAATAAAAAAAACAGAATTTACGGGATATAATTTTTATATATATGTAATTCCATTTTCTGATTTAGAGAAGACTAGACAGGACATAATAAAGGAATTGTTATGA
- a CDS encoding JAB domain-containing protein, whose product METSKTLQNWNQVAEVQLVYKTKVKASERPYISSSKTVYQLALQFWNPDTIEFFEEFKILLLNQSNKVLGMYEVSSGGIAGTSVDLRLTFAAALKFNAVSLIMIHNHPSGQVKPSEADRQITRKVKEAGRIMDITLLDHLIITPETYYSFVDDGAF is encoded by the coding sequence ATGGAAACTTCAAAAACACTTCAGAACTGGAATCAGGTAGCAGAAGTACAGTTGGTCTATAAAACAAAAGTGAAAGCTTCAGAAAGACCTTATATCAGTTCCTCCAAAACAGTTTATCAGCTGGCGCTCCAGTTCTGGAATCCAGATACAATCGAATTTTTCGAAGAGTTTAAGATCCTGCTTTTGAACCAGTCCAATAAGGTATTGGGCATGTATGAAGTATCCTCAGGCGGAATTGCCGGCACTTCAGTAGACCTCAGGCTGACATTTGCAGCGGCGCTTAAATTTAATGCAGTATCGCTGATTATGATCCACAACCATCCGTCAGGTCAGGTTAAACCTTCTGAAGCAGACAGGCAGATAACCAGAAAAGTTAAAGAAGCAGGCAGAATAATGGATATCACACTGCTGGATCATCTTATCATTACTCCTGAAACTTATTATTCATTTGTAGATGACGGAGCTTTTTAG
- a CDS encoding PcfJ domain-containing protein encodes MIPKTIIEKQIVSLSETLSPVTQKMQVWAEKNIFIKWGVLSRGKFHCLDCAHSWKPDALKASCQKYINCTACNGKLKMHQYNQVRFKEIEYFAVLDVCGGFQVVRIICSHKDMKKSCKPTYFHKEVMQHWINGKGEVRTLSLGTNVFSQAYDTWKYYSPLEIRPKSFEDSPKFRINPYKVYPSSKAIFVLKRNGFKGSFYGIAPQVLFTALLKDTHAETLLKTGQTDFLVYYLTSYSQNIRENWQAVKTCAKNAYKVKDFSLWEDYISLLRWFRKDLNNADLVCPENLEEVHDRLVERKRIIQRRQHIKELRQEIQQAQIGYEEQKKRFFGLEFTKENLSICVMESVHDFLEQGDVLRHCVFTNEYYKKRNSLILSARFENKPVETIEVALPSLEVLQCRGDKNRVSPHHKQILKLLHQNLYQIKMRMKNKKEERAEI; translated from the coding sequence ATGATACCTAAAACAATCATCGAAAAGCAGATTGTGTCCCTGAGCGAGACCCTTTCGCCTGTAACCCAAAAGATGCAGGTTTGGGCAGAGAAAAACATTTTCATCAAATGGGGCGTGCTTTCAAGGGGAAAATTCCACTGCCTTGACTGCGCACACTCCTGGAAGCCTGATGCGCTGAAAGCATCCTGCCAAAAGTACATCAACTGCACTGCGTGCAATGGAAAGCTTAAAATGCACCAGTACAATCAGGTGCGTTTCAAAGAAATAGAATATTTCGCTGTGTTGGATGTATGCGGGGGATTTCAGGTCGTTCGCATCATCTGTTCGCACAAGGATATGAAAAAGAGCTGCAAGCCGACCTATTTTCATAAGGAAGTAATGCAGCATTGGATAAACGGGAAAGGGGAGGTGCGCACACTTTCTCTCGGCACGAACGTTTTTTCACAGGCCTATGATACATGGAAATACTATTCTCCCCTTGAAATCCGCCCAAAAAGTTTTGAGGATTCTCCCAAATTCCGCATCAATCCTTATAAGGTTTATCCGTCTTCAAAAGCGATTTTCGTTCTGAAAAGAAATGGCTTCAAAGGCAGTTTCTACGGTATCGCCCCACAGGTGCTTTTTACGGCTCTTTTGAAAGATACCCACGCAGAGACGCTCCTAAAGACTGGGCAGACCGATTTTCTTGTTTATTACCTGACCTCATATTCACAGAACATCAGGGAGAACTGGCAGGCAGTCAAAACCTGCGCCAAGAACGCTTACAAGGTTAAGGACTTCTCACTTTGGGAAGATTACATTTCCCTGCTCAGATGGTTCAGAAAGGATTTGAATAATGCCGATTTGGTATGTCCTGAGAATTTGGAAGAGGTGCACGACAGACTTGTGGAGAGAAAACGCATAATCCAAAGACGCCAGCATATAAAAGAGCTACGCCAAGAAATACAGCAGGCGCAGATTGGCTATGAAGAGCAGAAGAAACGGTTTTTCGGGCTTGAGTTCACAAAAGAGAATCTTTCCATCTGCGTGATGGAGAGCGTGCACGATTTTCTGGAACAGGGCGATGTGCTCCGACACTGCGTATTTACCAATGAATACTACAAAAAAAGGAACTCCCTTATCCTTTCGGCTAGATTTGAGAACAAACCTGTGGAGACTATTGAAGTGGCGCTTCCCTCGCTTGAAGTTCTGCAGTGCAGGGGAGACAAAAACAGGGTTTCCCCGCACCATAAGCAGATTTTGAAGCTTCTGCATCAGAACCTCTATCAGATTAAAATGCGCATGAAAAACAAAAAAGAAGAAAGAGCCGAAATTTAG
- a CDS encoding Cas9 inhibitor AcrIIA9 family protein, whose amino-acid sequence MKASENFKTAIENYLNQTALADAVFARDFSKESKNLESCCNYIFGEVKKTGLCAFDNQEIFDMAVKYYTDESIGQPQLVNCRVVASPPAKADLFTSVVEVPQNTAVVKTAVIAPKAESKILTLFDL is encoded by the coding sequence ATGAAAGCTTCAGAAAACTTTAAGACCGCTATAGAAAACTATCTCAATCAGACTGCCCTTGCCGATGCTGTCTTTGCAAGGGACTTCTCCAAGGAATCGAAAAACTTGGAAAGCTGTTGCAATTACATTTTCGGCGAGGTGAAAAAAACAGGACTGTGCGCCTTTGACAATCAGGAAATATTCGACATGGCGGTCAAATACTACACCGATGAAAGCATCGGACAGCCTCAGCTAGTTAATTGCAGGGTAGTGGCTAGTCCGCCTGCAAAGGCTGATTTGTTTACTTCAGTTGTAGAAGTTCCGCAGAATACTGCCGTTGTAAAAACGGCAGTAATTGCTCCCAAAGCCGAATCGAAAATCTTAACGCTTTTTGACCTATGA
- a CDS encoding DUF7222 domain-containing protein — MKALKKSVYAEYDVRDAFQKIILLEMQSYYGTKKQQLKAFLEDMQRSGCISGMISQFIYHADCKKFYIEHLDDLEDIRKEMEDSIGEAVKDRYGLPHYTFICWLCFEEYCYDIYRTSFE; from the coding sequence ATGAAAGCCTTGAAAAAATCAGTATACGCCGAGTATGACGTGCGCGATGCATTCCAAAAGATAATCCTTTTGGAAATGCAGTCTTATTACGGAACAAAAAAACAGCAGCTCAAAGCATTCCTTGAAGACATGCAGAGAAGCGGATGCATCAGCGGTATGATATCCCAGTTTATTTATCATGCCGACTGTAAAAAATTCTACATCGAACATCTTGATGATTTGGAAGACATCAGAAAAGAAATGGAAGATTCCATTGGGGAAGCCGTAAAAGACCGCTACGGTCTGCCTCATTACACCTTTATATGCTGGCTCTGTTTTGAAGAGTACTGTTATGACATCTACAGAACCTCTTTTGAATAA
- a CDS encoding single-stranded DNA-binding protein, with product MEITGRLTRDAVVAKTAKDREVVNFSIAVNDSYKAKGSAETTKIVTYIDCSYWLSSGVAQWLKKGAMVELFGRVGVNAYLNSEGKAVASLTFHTSNIKILVFVPDAQALQGTAVPAKNSKKEQPDDLPF from the coding sequence ATGGAAATCACAGGACGATTGACAAGGGATGCGGTTGTTGCCAAAACAGCCAAAGACAGGGAGGTGGTAAATTTTTCAATTGCAGTCAACGACAGCTACAAAGCAAAAGGAAGCGCCGAAACAACTAAAATAGTAACCTACATAGACTGTTCCTATTGGCTCAGCTCGGGTGTTGCGCAGTGGCTCAAAAAAGGCGCGATGGTTGAGCTTTTCGGACGTGTAGGAGTGAACGCCTATCTCAATTCTGAGGGCAAGGCTGTGGCAAGCCTCACTTTCCACACAAGCAATATCAAAATACTGGTATTTGTCCCAGATGCGCAAGCCTTGCAGGGAACTGCCGTTCCTGCCAAAAACAGCAAAAAGGAACAGCCTGACGACCTGCCTTTCTAA